In Pleurocapsa sp. PCC 7319, the following are encoded in one genomic region:
- a CDS encoding class I SAM-dependent methyltransferase, which translates to MGFYSNFIIPYGIDIVMSGSPLSEYRQKLLENVSGEILEIGFGTGLNLAYYPDSVTKITTIDPNPGMQKLARSRIAASNIEVDFQILNGESLPMADASFDSVVCTWTLCSIARVEQAIAEVHRLLKPKGQFFFIEHGLSKDIQIQVWQNRLTPIQKVIADGCHLNRNIKHIIEQKFSNVAIEQFYAPKLPKVIGYMYQGIATK; encoded by the coding sequence ATGGGATTTTATTCTAATTTTATTATTCCTTACGGTATTGATATAGTAATGTCTGGTTCGCCTCTAAGCGAATACCGTCAAAAGCTGCTCGAAAATGTCTCAGGAGAAATTCTGGAAATTGGCTTTGGTACGGGGTTAAATTTAGCTTACTATCCAGACAGTGTCACTAAAATTACTACCATCGATCCTAATCCGGGAATGCAAAAACTAGCGCGATCGCGTATTGCTGCTTCTAATATCGAAGTCGACTTTCAGATCTTAAATGGTGAGAGTTTGCCCATGGCTGATGCTAGTTTCGATTCAGTGGTCTGTACCTGGACATTGTGTAGTATTGCCCGAGTTGAGCAAGCGATCGCCGAAGTCCATCGATTATTAAAACCAAAAGGTCAATTTTTCTTTATTGAACATGGCTTGAGCAAAGATATACAAATTCAAGTTTGGCAAAATCGCCTGACTCCAATTCAAAAAGTAATTGCTGATGGTTGTCATCTGAATCGCAATATTAAGCATATAATCGAACAGAAATTTTCTAATGTAGCTATTGAGCAGTTTTATGCACCTAAATTACCTAAAGTAATTGGCTATATGTATCAGGGGATAGCTACAAAGTAA
- the lpxD gene encoding UDP-3-O-(3-hydroxymyristoyl)glucosamine N-acyltransferase has protein sequence MQFQELITKLGKAANNNSFNSNQGLNPQIKGVAAIDKATAGTLSYVEGEKFATIIATTQASALILPPDETLQTQASAREIAWIATSQPRLLFAQAIALYYQPFKPDPDINPTAVIAPDTRIGQDIYIGANVVIQSGVTIGDRVCIHPNVVIYPGVTIGSDTILHANCTIHERTQIGSGCVIHSGAAIGSEGFGFVPTATGWYKMEQSGYTVLEDGVEIGCNSAVDRPAVGETRIGQNTKLDNLVQIGHGCKIGRNCAMAAQVGLAGGAIIGNGVMLGGQVGVANQVTVGDRAIATGQTGITGNVAPGEMVSGMPHIPSKLYRKLFVMYKRLPEMYQMYKELKKKSQS, from the coding sequence ATGCAGTTTCAAGAACTTATTACCAAGCTAGGGAAAGCAGCTAACAACAATAGTTTTAATAGTAACCAAGGCTTAAATCCTCAAATTAAAGGAGTAGCTGCTATTGATAAAGCAACTGCTGGTACTTTGAGCTATGTAGAAGGGGAGAAATTTGCGACGATAATCGCCACAACTCAAGCTAGTGCTTTAATTTTACCCCCAGATGAAACTCTACAAACTCAAGCTTCAGCAAGAGAAATTGCATGGATTGCTACTTCTCAACCTAGGCTCTTATTTGCTCAAGCGATCGCTCTATATTACCAGCCTTTTAAACCCGATCCGGATATTAATCCTACAGCAGTTATCGCCCCTGATACTAGGATAGGACAAGATATCTACATTGGAGCAAATGTCGTAATCCAATCGGGAGTTACCATAGGTGATCGTGTCTGTATTCATCCCAATGTGGTGATTTATCCTGGTGTCACTATTGGCAGTGATACCATTCTTCACGCTAACTGTACAATTCACGAACGGACTCAAATTGGCTCTGGCTGTGTAATTCACAGTGGTGCAGCTATTGGTTCAGAAGGCTTTGGCTTTGTGCCAACAGCAACAGGGTGGTACAAAATGGAACAGTCTGGCTATACCGTCCTGGAAGACGGGGTCGAAATTGGCTGTAATAGTGCTGTAGATCGTCCTGCGGTGGGAGAAACTAGAATCGGACAAAACACTAAATTAGATAACTTAGTGCAGATTGGTCATGGCTGTAAGATCGGACGCAACTGCGCTATGGCGGCACAGGTGGGTTTAGCTGGAGGAGCAATTATTGGTAATGGAGTAATGTTAGGAGGGCAAGTCGGAGTGGCAAATCAGGTAACAGTTGGCGATCGCGCGATCGCCACTGGACAAACTGGTATTACTGGCAACGTCGCACCAGGGGAGATGGTTTCGGGAATGCCCCATATACCCAGCAAGCTTTATCGTAAACTCTTTGTCATGTATAAACGATTACCTGAAATGTACCAGATGTACAAGGAATTGAAGAAAAAATCCCAGAGCTAG
- a CDS encoding ABC transporter permease produces MTTTRVRLPRQFRPTLSQSLTIIGLIITISCIAIALLAPTLQNIGWLQDPVEALANPIHEAPGADYWFGTTRQGYDVFSRTLFGTQAALKVVILATTISLILGVPLGLVSGYLGGRIDKVLLFFMDTIYTLPGLLLSVTLAFVVGKGVLNAALALSIAYVPQYYRIVRNHTTSVKTELFIEAAQAMGAPTSRILSRYLFFNVIQSVPVLFTLNAADAILILGGLGFLGLGLPPEVPEWGHDLRLALDALPTGIWWSATFPGLAMTTMVTGLSLVGEGLSDILNPGVKIR; encoded by the coding sequence ATGACAACTACCAGAGTCAGATTACCGCGTCAATTCCGTCCTACCCTGTCTCAAAGCTTAACTATTATTGGGTTAATTATTACTATCAGCTGTATTGCGATCGCTCTACTTGCTCCTACCTTACAGAATATAGGGTGGTTACAAGACCCTGTAGAAGCTTTAGCCAATCCCATTCACGAAGCACCGGGGGCAGATTATTGGTTTGGGACCACTCGTCAGGGATATGATGTATTTTCCCGTACTTTGTTTGGCACTCAAGCAGCTTTAAAAGTGGTGATACTGGCAACTACTATCAGTTTGATTTTAGGTGTACCTTTAGGCTTAGTTAGTGGTTATCTCGGTGGGAGAATTGATAAAGTGCTGCTCTTTTTTATGGACACTATCTATACCCTACCTGGTTTATTACTATCTGTAACTCTGGCGTTCGTGGTTGGCAAAGGAGTTCTCAATGCAGCATTGGCTCTTAGTATTGCCTATGTTCCTCAATATTACCGAATAGTACGCAATCATACTACCAGTGTCAAAACTGAATTATTTATCGAAGCAGCTCAGGCGATGGGCGCACCAACTAGTAGAATTTTATCCCGCTACTTATTTTTCAATGTGATCCAAAGTGTTCCTGTTTTATTCACTCTGAACGCAGCAGATGCAATTCTGATTCTTGGCGGTTTAGGTTTTCTGGGTTTAGGACTTCCTCCCGAAGTCCCAGAATGGGGTCACGATCTTCGTTTAGCTCTGGATGCATTACCTACAGGAATTTGGTGGTCAGCTACTTTCCCCGGTTTAGCAATGACCACCATGGTGACAGGTTTATCTTTAGTTGGTGAGGGTTTGAGCGATATTTTAAATCCCGGAGTAAAAATTAGATAA
- a CDS encoding YtxH domain-containing protein: MSKQNQTGVFIGGLVIGSAVGTVLGLLIAPRTGKETRKVLKKSADALPELAEDLTSTIQMQADRLSESTLENWESTLERLQQAIAAGIEASRETNQANKSSNLKQDSNYPVADRL; the protein is encoded by the coding sequence ATGTCTAAGCAAAATCAAACAGGAGTATTTATTGGCGGATTAGTCATTGGTAGTGCAGTGGGCACAGTATTAGGATTATTAATTGCACCTCGCACTGGTAAAGAAACTAGAAAAGTGCTTAAAAAATCTGCTGATGCTTTACCAGAGTTAGCTGAAGATCTAACTAGTACTATTCAGATGCAAGCCGATCGCCTCTCGGAATCAACTCTAGAAAACTGGGAAAGTACCTTAGAAAGATTACAACAAGCGATCGCCGCGGGGATAGAAGCCAGTAGAGAGACTAATCAAGCTAACAAATCCAGTAACCTCAAACAAGACTCCAATTATCCTGTCGCCGATCGCCTTTAA
- a CDS encoding TPM domain-containing protein, with the protein MAINFTRRFLLTLGVCLLVLFTCLTPSAWAVNNPELLPDVETPVVDLANFLPKLQEESLIKNLQDFEAETGWKMRVLTQYDRSPGRAVKKFWGLDDKSILLVADGRGGNLLAFSIGDDVYELLPRNFWIELQTRFGNMYYTREYGENNAIVEALESVKGCLRQNGCNVVPGLPREQWILTLISSIVGGIILGVAVIPRKEGQLIAWQWGLIMSPLWGILFIAFGMGPVVIRTPEFLPLFRNIIGFCLGAVVAFLSPSFIQTPTSDSET; encoded by the coding sequence ATGGCAATTAATTTTACACGGCGTTTTCTACTCACTTTGGGAGTTTGCTTACTAGTCTTGTTCACCTGTCTTACCCCTTCGGCTTGGGCAGTTAATAATCCTGAATTGTTACCTGATGTAGAAACTCCTGTAGTTGATTTAGCCAACTTCTTACCAAAACTGCAAGAAGAATCGTTAATTAAAAATCTCCAAGATTTTGAAGCAGAAACAGGCTGGAAAATGCGTGTTTTAACCCAATATGACCGCTCACCTGGTCGTGCAGTTAAGAAATTTTGGGGTTTAGACGATAAGAGTATTTTGCTAGTAGCTGATGGCAGAGGTGGAAATCTACTCGCTTTTAGTATTGGTGACGATGTCTACGAGTTGCTACCTCGTAACTTTTGGATCGAACTTCAGACTCGTTTTGGCAATATGTATTACACAAGAGAATATGGTGAAAACAATGCTATTGTCGAAGCTCTAGAATCAGTTAAAGGTTGTCTGAGACAAAACGGATGTAATGTAGTGCCAGGATTGCCAAGAGAGCAATGGATTCTGACTTTAATTAGTTCTATAGTGGGCGGTATAATTTTGGGAGTTGCCGTCATACCTCGCAAAGAAGGTCAGTTAATAGCTTGGCAGTGGGGTTTGATCATGTCACCCTTATGGGGAATTCTCTTCATTGCTTTTGGCATGGGACCAGTCGTGATTCGTACTCCTGAATTTTTGCCTCTCTTCCGCAATATTATTGGCTTTTGCCTAGGTGCAGTTGTGGCGTTTCTCTCTCCCTCATTTATTCAGACTCCTACCTCAGACTCAGAAACTTGA
- a CDS encoding MFS transporter, which yields MLGEMWQFKGRYKILHITWFAFFLSFVVWFNLPPLATTVKADLGLTAEQIKTIAICNVALTVPARIIIGMLLDKFGPRLTYSLLLMYAAVPCIMFASAQNFGQLVISRLLMGIVGAGFVIGIRMVAEWFPPKEIGLAEGIYGGWGNFGSAFSAFTLAIVAGWLAFGAPGSELNWRAAIAGTGIIAALYGVFYLFNAKDTPPGKAYRRPKSTRGLEVTTKKDFWFLMLMNMPLSGILMLVAWRLMKLGLYGTGTMYAIWAALAGLYLFQAYNCWTVNKDLMTGKKRYPAEDRYEFSQVAILELTYIVNFGSELAVVSMLPAFFEGTFDLSKAAAGMIAASYAFMNLVARPGGGLISDKLGSRKLTMTVLTGCMGIGYLIFSQVNNSWFLPAAVVLIMCCSFFVQAGEGSTFSIVPLVKRRVTGQVAGNVGAYGNVGAVLYLNIFSLLPGWLGGSADPTPAIEAAANARFFQIMGVAALIVAGLCFVVLKEPKGSFADAHQGESETVPEPILEPEKI from the coding sequence ATGCTGGGAGAAATGTGGCAATTCAAGGGTAGGTACAAAATCCTGCATATAACTTGGTTTGCATTCTTTTTATCATTTGTCGTGTGGTTTAACTTGCCACCATTAGCTACTACTGTTAAAGCCGATTTAGGTTTAACAGCAGAACAAATTAAGACTATTGCTATCTGTAACGTTGCTTTAACAGTTCCCGCGCGAATTATCATCGGGATGCTGTTAGATAAATTTGGTCCCCGACTAACCTACTCTCTGCTACTGATGTACGCAGCAGTTCCCTGTATTATGTTTGCCTCGGCACAAAACTTTGGTCAGCTAGTAATTTCTCGCTTGCTCATGGGTATTGTCGGTGCGGGTTTTGTAATTGGGATTAGGATGGTTGCAGAATGGTTCCCTCCCAAAGAAATTGGTCTTGCCGAGGGAATATATGGCGGCTGGGGTAACTTTGGTTCTGCTTTCTCGGCATTTACCTTAGCTATCGTTGCTGGCTGGTTGGCTTTTGGTGCGCCTGGCTCTGAACTCAATTGGCGTGCCGCGATCGCAGGAACAGGAATTATTGCTGCTCTTTACGGTGTCTTTTATCTATTCAATGCCAAAGATACTCCCCCAGGGAAAGCCTATCGTCGTCCTAAAAGTACTAGAGGTCTAGAAGTTACTACTAAGAAAGATTTCTGGTTTTTGATGCTGATGAATATGCCTTTGAGTGGCATCCTCATGCTCGTGGCCTGGCGTTTAATGAAGCTAGGATTATATGGCACGGGCACAATGTACGCTATTTGGGCTGCTTTAGCTGGATTGTACTTATTCCAAGCTTATAATTGCTGGACGGTTAACAAAGATTTGATGACTGGCAAAAAGCGTTATCCTGCTGAAGATCGCTACGAATTTTCTCAAGTAGCAATTCTCGAACTTACTTACATTGTGAACTTCGGTTCAGAGTTAGCGGTAGTTTCCATGCTTCCTGCATTCTTTGAGGGAACATTCGATCTGTCCAAAGCCGCAGCAGGGATGATCGCTGCTAGTTATGCCTTTATGAACTTAGTGGCTCGCCCTGGTGGTGGTTTAATCTCCGATAAGCTAGGTAGTCGTAAACTGACTATGACTGTACTTACTGGCTGTATGGGTATCGGCTACTTGATCTTTAGTCAAGTAAATAATAGCTGGTTCTTACCTGCTGCGGTTGTATTGATTATGTGCTGCTCTTTCTTTGTACAGGCTGGTGAAGGTTCTACCTTCTCGATCGTACCTTTGGTAAAACGTCGTGTTACAGGACAGGTTGCAGGTAATGTTGGTGCCTACGGTAACGTTGGGGCGGTATTATACCTGAATATTTTCAGTTTATTACCTGGTTGGTTAGGTGGTAGTGCCGATCCTACTCCTGCTATTGAAGCAGCAGCCAATGCGCGCTTTTTTCAAATCATGGGTGTGGCGGCGTTAATTGTTGCCGGGCTGTGTTTTGTAGTTCTCAAAGAACCGAAAGGTTCCTTTGCTGATGCTCATCAGGGTGAAAGCGAGACGGTACCAGAGCCAATACTAGAACCAGAAAAAATCTAG
- a CDS encoding molybdopterin oxidoreductase family protein yields MSEPIKTLCPYCGVGCGLEVLPPAQSGKATNRDSQGNPLWQVRGDRSHPSSKGKVCIKGGTVAESLDKDRLKYPLMRDSLDQELRRVSWDEALDRIVSRIKEVRAIQGAEAICMYGSGQFQTEDYYIAQKLLKGCLGTNNFDANSRLCMSSAVAGYIQSFGSDGPPACYDDLELTDCAFLIGTNTAECHPIVYNRLRIHHKKNRNVKMIVVDPRQTKTAKDADLHLAIQPGTDMDLLNGIAHLLLRWGELDTYFIDECTQGFSDYTQVIQQYPPELVARRCGIRIDHLEEAARYWAESDNVLSLWSMGVNQSTEGTAKVRTIINLHLMTGNIGKPGAGPFSLTGQPNAMGGREAGGLCHIIPGYRLIKNSQHRAEVERGWNLPPGSINPIPGKDAWSMITGLETGDVGILWVAATNPAVSMPDLVRTKKALLRSPFTIVQDAYYPMETASFAHVVLPAAQWGEKTGTMTNSERVVTLCPQFRNPPGEARPDWEIFAEVGRRLGFTKEFDFANSAQVYQEFVRLTQGRPCDMSGLSHGRLRQQGAIQWPCPLELSTEEDLVNISLTCDTQGNIAQEGEEGKKLFSNLFRSKDETPKAKRLYTDGRFNTPDGRAKFAAFHSRGLAEPIDPAYPFVLTVGRLYEHWHTMTRTGRIEKIMKKQPQPFIEIHPKDAVKLDIEEKEMVEVRSRRGRGRFSARITKAIVPGTVFIPMHWGALWTDNGEANLLTHPEACPISLQPELKACAVNLMAVKSIDSPIGYDSQEQLLEKNSQANFLGVVEESISV; encoded by the coding sequence GTGAGTGAACCGATCAAAACCTTATGTCCTTATTGTGGAGTCGGCTGTGGTTTGGAAGTTTTACCCCCTGCACAATCAGGAAAAGCTACTAATCGTGACAGTCAAGGAAATCCTCTATGGCAAGTAAGGGGCGATCGCTCTCATCCCTCTAGTAAGGGTAAAGTATGTATTAAAGGTGGAACCGTTGCTGAATCTTTAGATAAAGATCGCTTGAAGTATCCTCTGATGCGAGATTCTCTCGATCAGGAACTGCGTCGTGTTAGTTGGGACGAAGCCCTAGACCGGATTGTGTCCCGTATTAAAGAAGTCAGGGCAATTCAAGGAGCAGAAGCCATCTGTATGTATGGTTCAGGACAGTTTCAAACCGAAGATTACTACATCGCTCAAAAATTACTCAAGGGCTGTTTAGGCACAAATAACTTTGATGCCAATTCCCGTCTTTGTATGTCTTCAGCGGTAGCCGGATATATTCAAAGCTTTGGTTCTGATGGTCCTCCTGCTTGCTACGATGATTTGGAATTAACTGATTGTGCTTTTCTGATTGGTACTAATACTGCCGAGTGTCACCCCATTGTCTATAATCGTCTGCGGATACACCACAAGAAAAACCGCAACGTGAAAATGATCGTAGTCGATCCCCGTCAGACAAAAACTGCGAAAGATGCTGATTTGCACTTAGCGATTCAGCCGGGTACAGACATGGATCTACTTAACGGAATTGCCCATTTATTATTGCGTTGGGGAGAATTAGACACTTACTTTATTGATGAATGTACTCAAGGATTTAGTGATTATACCCAAGTAATTCAACAGTATCCCCCCGAACTGGTGGCTCGTCGCTGTGGAATTCGGATCGATCATTTAGAAGAAGCTGCTCGCTATTGGGCAGAATCAGATAATGTACTTTCTTTGTGGTCGATGGGAGTTAATCAGTCCACAGAAGGGACGGCAAAAGTACGCACCATCATTAATTTGCACTTAATGACTGGTAATATTGGCAAACCAGGAGCAGGGCCATTTTCGCTTACAGGACAGCCTAACGCTATGGGTGGTAGAGAAGCTGGGGGATTGTGCCATATTATTCCTGGTTATCGGTTAATTAAAAATTCCCAACATCGTGCGGAAGTGGAACGAGGTTGGAATCTGCCCCCAGGAAGTATTAACCCCATTCCAGGTAAAGATGCCTGGAGTATGATCACTGGTTTGGAAACAGGAGATGTGGGGATTTTGTGGGTGGCAGCTACTAATCCGGCGGTCAGTATGCCCGATTTAGTGAGAACTAAGAAAGCCTTGTTGCGATCGCCCTTTACGATTGTTCAAGATGCTTACTATCCCATGGAAACAGCTAGTTTTGCCCATGTAGTTTTACCCGCAGCTCAATGGGGTGAGAAAACAGGCACTATGACTAACTCGGAGAGGGTTGTAACCCTTTGCCCTCAGTTTCGTAACCCGCCTGGAGAAGCTAGACCAGATTGGGAGATTTTTGCCGAAGTTGGTCGTCGTTTGGGTTTTACCAAGGAGTTTGATTTTGCCAACTCAGCTCAGGTATATCAGGAGTTTGTCCGGCTTACTCAAGGTCGTCCCTGTGATATGAGTGGTTTAAGTCACGGTAGATTACGTCAACAGGGCGCAATTCAGTGGCCTTGTCCCTTAGAATTATCAACAGAAGAGGATTTGGTCAATATTTCCTTGACCTGCGATACTCAGGGCAATATTGCTCAGGAAGGAGAAGAGGGCAAAAAATTATTTTCCAATCTATTTCGGAGCAAAGACGAAACTCCCAAAGCTAAAAGACTTTATACTGATGGTAGATTTAATACCCCTGATGGACGGGCTAAGTTTGCTGCTTTTCATTCCCGGGGTTTAGCCGAACCTATTGATCCAGCCTATCCTTTCGTTTTAACAGTGGGTCGCCTCTATGAACATTGGCATACTATGACCCGTACCGGAAGGATCGAAAAGATTATGAAAAAACAACCTCAGCCATTTATCGAAATTCACCCCAAAGACGCTGTTAAATTAGACATCGAAGAAAAAGAGATGGTAGAAGTGCGATCGCGCCGAGGCAGAGGGCGTTTTTCCGCCAGAATAACGAAAGCAATTGTTCCTGGTACGGTCTTTATACCAATGCATTGGGGTGCATTATGGACAGACAATGGAGAAGCTAATTTACTAACTCACCCAGAAGCCTGCCCTATTTCTTTACAGCCAGAATTAAAAGCTTGTGCGGTAAATTTAATGGCGGTGAAATCAATTGACTCGCCAATTGGCTATGATTCTCAGGAGCAATTGTTAGAGAAAAATAGTCAAGCTAATTTTTTAGGGGTTGTCGAGGAGTCAATATCTGTCTGA
- a CDS encoding nitrate reductase associated protein, with amino-acid sequence MDNSGFNPSISQSTNYFQFEADFVGSLHCIPMQVRMKLDNCGVKLKLVHWNQFTSSERQALVNMPCETELETKTYKEFLQNLVTEKTGQPAKELTIDPHPPWLDATTIPNEVIVKAQESHISLSLEQWRNLTPAQRFALIKLSRPSHENKNFLPALQEFGIIS; translated from the coding sequence ATGGATAACTCAGGATTCAATCCCTCAATCTCTCAATCGACAAATTATTTTCAATTTGAAGCAGATTTTGTTGGTTCTCTACACTGTATCCCCATGCAAGTGAGAATGAAACTAGATAACTGTGGTGTTAAGCTCAAGCTAGTTCATTGGAATCAATTTACCTCCTCAGAACGTCAAGCTTTGGTTAATATGCCCTGTGAGACAGAACTAGAAACCAAAACTTACAAGGAATTTTTGCAAAACTTGGTAACTGAAAAAACAGGTCAACCTGCCAAAGAATTAACTATAGATCCTCACCCACCTTGGTTAGATGCTACAACTATTCCCAATGAGGTAATCGTCAAAGCCCAGGAAAGCCACATTAGTCTGTCTCTTGAGCAATGGCGTAATTTAACTCCAGCTCAACGATTTGCACTGATCAAGCTGAGTCGTCCAAGTCATGAGAACAAAAATTTTCTGCCCGCTCTGCAAGAGTTTGGAATCATATCTTGA